GGTGAAGGACCATCTTCGTACCCCTACCAAGACTCTCTCCAGAGGTGTCTCTGGTCACGGTGAAAGACCCACCAGCCTGAGACTCCCACACGTACTGCTCGTCATCATTGTGTTTGGTGGTTACAATGACCTTGTCAGCAACCAAGTAAGCAGAGTAGAAACCAACACCAAACTGACCAATCATGCTAACATCAGCACCAGCAGCCAAAGCCTCCATGAACTCCTTGGTGCCAGACCTCGCAATGGTTCCAAGGTTGTTGACCAAATCAGCCTTGGTCATACCGATACCACTATCGATGATGGTCAAGGTGTTGTTAGTCTTGTCGGGAATGATGTGGATGAAGAGCTCAGGCTGGCCATCGAGCTTGCTCTTATCGGTCAAGGACTCGAACCTAATCTTGTCCAAGGCCTGTTGCACGAGATCAAAACCATTAAGTAACAAACGCAAGAACGTATACAAACGCATAGAAAGAAACTCAACCTATCTCGTAGAATCAATCCAAAACTATACATCCGAGTTACTTATTTCATTCAAAAACTATTGAGTAATAAAAACAGAGAACGTATACAAACAAACCGAATGCATATAAAATCTGTTTATCTCATAAAAGACGAAACTAAATCTAAATCTAAGAAGACCGATTTGAATATCATAGAGCTCCCTACTTCAATTTTCAAATCGGATACAACAACAACAGTAATCAAACCTAATCTACAGATCGATCAAGGAGAAAGCAAAAGAGACTTACATCGGAGGAGTTGCTGATGAGCTCACGAAGGAAGATCTCCTTGTTGCTGTAGAAGGTGTTGATGATGAGCGAGAGCAACTGGTTGATCTCGGCCTGGAAGGCAAAAGTCTCGGCGTCGGCCATTGTTGCTGCTTATCGGGGAGATCTAGGGTTTATCTAATGAGACGCAATAAAGAGAGAGACAGTAGAGAAGATGCGAAGTAATGAGTGGGAGAAGTTATGTTTATATAGGCCACACATAATAGGGTTTCGAGATCCTTCTGTGAGAGATCCATTATGCTTATTTGTTAAATTTCCAACAAGTTGGGCCCAATGATCTTGAGGGTGGGTGTAATTTACTTTTCTGTGGGACTTTAAAAAAAAAGTAGACATATAACTAAATATCCAAAATAAACATAGTTTAATTTACAAAATATATATTTGATAGTTAAATGTTAAAATCTAACCATAAAATCACAATTATTATATTATCAATATAAATTCTTCATATTTTATTTTTCTCTCTATATATATATATATATATATGTAATAATAATAAGTATCAATGTCAATTGTTAGAAAAAATCATATTTTTTTATTAGTCAATCAAAAAATTATATATATTTACAAAAATAAAATATTTTTTTATCTTTTTTGATGTAATTTTTAATTCATAATTCTATAATTTAAAAATCAAATCTTAAAACTCTTCTTTTTAACACCTCTTAAAAAAAAACTTATCCAAGAACTTAAGCTTAAAACTCATAATCCAAATTTATAAAATTATTAAATTAAATATAAAAGTAAAATTTCAAAAGTAATCAGTAATGGAAAATCACCAAAACTCTTGATATAAAGTATCCTAAATCAATAATGTTATGGTTTATTGGTTTGAATTTTAGACTATAGTACGCGTTATTGGTTTTAATCTTTGCTAGGGTTTATATACTTTAGTTTCTCTGACTGCGAGATTGCGACGGCCGACGGGCTTGACAAAAGCAAGACAACAAGATCAACCGAGACTAACTTTTTTGGGGTCTATTGAAGGGTTTCTTATACAATAATGGATAGGATCAGTCCATTGCCAGATGATTTGATCTTGAAGATATTGTCATTCCCTCGAACAGAAGTTGCTATAACCACAAGCCTTTTGTCAAAACGTTGGCGTGATGTTTGGAAACATGTGCCGAAGCTTGAGTATTATGCTCCACGAGCTTCCCCTTTTGTTCATAACTTTTTGCTATTACACAAGGCTCCTGTCCTACAAACCATGCATGTCAGACTTTCCCAAAATCATCGTCCTACAGATATTGAAATCTGGTTTAGAGTTGCAGTTGAACGTGGTGTGCGCAAACTTCGTTTTCACAATTATCTATTCGGTCCAGAGGAGGCCATACGGTTGCCTGGGAGTCTGTATACATGTCAAACCCTTGTGAGTTTAACCCTGTTTTCAGCTGTCATTGTGGATGTTCCTTTGACAATTTGTTTCCCGTCACTCAAGGCTTTGAGGCTTAGACATGTGGAATTTTCAAACGATGAAATCGTTCCTAGGATTCTATCTGGTTGCCCTGTTCTTGAAGACCTAGCTATAACTAGAGTAAACAATGGAAACATGAAAACCTTCACAATCATGATTCCTTCATTGCTGAGATTAGCAGTTTGGGACTTGAAATCTGGTTCTCAAGTTCCAGGAGATGATATTGGGTTAGTGATCACAGCTCCTTCTTTAACGTCGCTAACTGTTGTCAGCCAAGTAAGTTGTTCACTAGTGAATATGCCAAGCCTCGTGAAGGCTAACATCAAGCTTTCTTCACCTGGTGATTCTAAGAAGCTTCTACAATTTCTTACCTCAGCTAAACACCTTTCCTTATGTGCAATACCATCAACGGTAACAATCTATGCATTTTTGTGATCATATATATATATATATATATATATATTCTCTCTTTTTTAACTGATAGTTACATTAACTTGTGATGATGATGCCATTTGCAGTTTTCATATCCTATTGGCGTCTTCTATCATCTCGTGTCTCTAGTACTATGTACATGCTGTTCAGTTTGGTTCTGTCTTATACTCCGACAAACCCCTAAACTCAGAGTTCTCAGATTCCAACCAATTGAGAGATGTTTCGATTATGTTCAGATTCAGTGGGAGCAAACAAGTTCTGTTCCTCAATGTTTGATCTCGAGTCTGAAAACTGTTGAGTGGATTGATTACCAAGGAAGAGACTCAGAGAAAAAAGTGGTGATGTATTTGCTAGAGAATTCTGGACAGCTAAAGAAGATGGCTATTAAAGCCTTACCATCAACCAATTTGGAAAAGAGATACAAGATACTGCAAGAGCTGTCCTCTACGCAGAGGAGTTCTAAAAAATGTCAGTTTTCCTTCACCTGAAGTTATGCCGGATCTCAGAGATATATAACTATATACATATATTAGTTTTAATTCTTGGAGCGTCATTAGTAGTTATCATATTGAAGATATTGGTTTTTACTGAATTTGGTTTTAAGGATTTGGCTGGAAATATACATTTGGTTTTATGCTCACCGAGATGTACCACTAGAATGGAAACTTGCATATCTCCTGTGTCGTTTCTTTCGTTTCCTACACACAAAACCATACGAACATCATGCAATCGATCGCAAAATATAGCTACAGATCATCTTTCCAAAAAAAGTATATATATATAGCTATACTGCTACAGATCAAAACCTAATATCTGACATAGGTAAAATTTATAAATTGTACTCTCTTGATCAGATATTAGACTGCACAATCATAAGCAATCTAATTATATTTAGTATAGTTTCAAAGCCAGTTTCTGAATGTATATATCTTTATATATGTATATAAATGTCATTATATATGTATATATATGTTGTTTAAAATTATAGTGAATATTCTTCACTTAATTTTTAATATAAATTATGATACTATTATTGAATTTAAAATAATATATATATATATATATATATATATNNNNNNNNNNNNNNNNNNNNNNNNNNNNNNNNNNNNNNNNNNNNNNNNNNNNNNNNNNNNNNNNNNNNNNNNNNNNNNNNNNNNNNNNNNNNNNNNNNNNNNNNNNNNNNNNNNNNNNNNNNNNNNNNNNNNNNNNNNNNNNNNNNNNNNNNNNNNNNNNNNNNNNNNNNNNNNNNNNNNNNNNNNNNNNNNNNNNNNNNNNNNNNNNNNNNNNNNNNNNNNNNNNNNNNNNNNNNNNNNNNNNNNNNNNNNNNNNNNNNNNNNNNNNNNNNNNNNNNNNNNNNNNNNNNNNNNNNNNNNNNNNNNNNNNNNNNNNNNNNNNNNNNNNNNNNNNNNNNNNNNNNNNNNNNNNNNNNNNNNNNNNNNNNNNNNNNNNNNNNNNNNNNNNNNNNNNNNNNNNNNNNNNNNNNNNNNNNNNNNNNNNNNNNNNNNNNNNNNNNNNNNNNNNNNNNNNNNNNNNNNNNNNNNNNNNNNNNNNNNNNNNNNNNNNNNNNNNNNNNNNNNNNNNNNNNNNNNNNNNNNNNNNNNNNNNNNNNNNNNNNNNNNNNNNNNNNNNNNNNNNNNNNNNNNNNNNNNNNNNNNNNNNNNNNNNNNNNNNNNNNNNNNNNNNNNNNNNNNNNNNNNNNNNNNNNNNNNNNNNNNNNNNNNNNNNNNNNNNNNNNNNNNNNNNNNNNNNNNNNNNNNNNNNNNNNNNNNNNNNNNNNNNNN
The DNA window shown above is from Brassica oleracea var. oleracea cultivar TO1000 chromosome C3, BOL, whole genome shotgun sequence and carries:
- the LOC106329762 gene encoding putative FBD-associated F-box protein At5g56440; the encoded protein is MDRISPLPDDLILKILSFPRTEVAITTSLLSKRWRDVWKHVPKLEYYAPRASPFVHNFLLLHKAPVLQTMHVRLSQNHRPTDIEIWFRVAVERGVRKLRFHNYLFGPEEAIRLPGSLYTCQTLVSLTLFSAVIVDVPLTICFPSLKALRLRHVEFSNDEIVPRILSGCPVLEDLAITRVNNGNMKTFTIMIPSLLRLAVWDLKSGSQVPGDDIGLVITAPSLTSLTVVSQVSCSLVNMPSLVKANIKLSSPGDSKKLLQFLTSAKHLSLCAIPSTFSYPIGVFYHLVSLVLCTCCSVWFCLILRQTPKLRVLRFQPIERCFDYVQIQWEQTSSVPQCLISSLKTVEWIDYQGRDSEKKVVMYLLENSGQLKKMAIKALPSTNLEKRYKILQELSSTQRSSKKCQFSFT